One Lagenorhynchus albirostris chromosome 8, mLagAlb1.1, whole genome shotgun sequence genomic region harbors:
- the FAM3C gene encoding protein FAM3C isoform X2 → MRVAGAAKLVVAVAVFLLTFYVISQVFEIKMDASLGNLFARSALDAVARSTKPPRYKCGISKACPEKHFAFKMASGAANVVGPKICLEDNVLMSGVKNNVGRGINVALVNGKTGDLIDTRYFDMWGGNVAPFIEFLKAIQDGTIVLMGTYDDGATKLNDEARQLIAELGSTSITHLGFRDNWVFCGGKGIKTKSPFEQHIKNNKDTNKYEGWPEVVEMEGCIPQKQD, encoded by the exons ATGAGGGTAGCAG GTGCTGCAAAGTTGGTGGTAGCTGTGGCAGTATTTTTACTGACATTCTATGTTATTTCTcaagtatttgaaataaaaatggatgCAAGTTTAGGAAATCTGTTTg caagGTCAGCATTGGACGCAGTTGCACGTT cTACAAAACCTCCCAGGTATAAATGTGGGATCTCAAAAGCTTGCCCTGAGAagcattttgcttttaaaatggcAAGTGGAGCAGCTAATGTGGTAGGACCCAAAATCTGCCTGGAAGACAATGT TTTAATGAGTGGTGTTAAGAATAATGTTGGAAGAGGGATCAATGTTGCCTTGGTAAATG GAAAAACAGGAGATCTAATAGACACCAGATATTTTGACATGTGGGGAGGAA atgtgGCCCCATTTATTGAGTTTCTGAAGGCCATACAAGATGGAACAATAGTCTTAATGGGAACATATGATGATGGAGCAACCAA ACTCAATGATGAGGCCCGGCAGCTCATTGCTGAATTGGGGAGTACATCTATTACTCATCTTGGTTTTAGAGACAACTGGGTCTTCTGTGGTGGAAAAGGCATTAAGACAAAAAGCCCTTTTGAACAG CACATAAAGAACAATAAGGACACAAACAAATATGAAGGATGGCCTGAAGTTGTAGAAATGGAAGGATGCATCCCCCAGAAGCAAGACTGA
- the FAM3C gene encoding protein FAM3C isoform X1: MNTVLFYSSLSGAAKLVVAVAVFLLTFYVISQVFEIKMDASLGNLFARSALDAVARSTKPPRYKCGISKACPEKHFAFKMASGAANVVGPKICLEDNVLMSGVKNNVGRGINVALVNGKTGDLIDTRYFDMWGGNVAPFIEFLKAIQDGTIVLMGTYDDGATKLNDEARQLIAELGSTSITHLGFRDNWVFCGGKGIKTKSPFEQHIKNNKDTNKYEGWPEVVEMEGCIPQKQD; this comes from the exons ATGAACACAGTTCTTTTTTACTCTTCCTTATCTG GTGCTGCAAAGTTGGTGGTAGCTGTGGCAGTATTTTTACTGACATTCTATGTTATTTCTcaagtatttgaaataaaaatggatgCAAGTTTAGGAAATCTGTTTg caagGTCAGCATTGGACGCAGTTGCACGTT cTACAAAACCTCCCAGGTATAAATGTGGGATCTCAAAAGCTTGCCCTGAGAagcattttgcttttaaaatggcAAGTGGAGCAGCTAATGTGGTAGGACCCAAAATCTGCCTGGAAGACAATGT TTTAATGAGTGGTGTTAAGAATAATGTTGGAAGAGGGATCAATGTTGCCTTGGTAAATG GAAAAACAGGAGATCTAATAGACACCAGATATTTTGACATGTGGGGAGGAA atgtgGCCCCATTTATTGAGTTTCTGAAGGCCATACAAGATGGAACAATAGTCTTAATGGGAACATATGATGATGGAGCAACCAA ACTCAATGATGAGGCCCGGCAGCTCATTGCTGAATTGGGGAGTACATCTATTACTCATCTTGGTTTTAGAGACAACTGGGTCTTCTGTGGTGGAAAAGGCATTAAGACAAAAAGCCCTTTTGAACAG CACATAAAGAACAATAAGGACACAAACAAATATGAAGGATGGCCTGAAGTTGTAGAAATGGAAGGATGCATCCCCCAGAAGCAAGACTGA